Proteins encoded within one genomic window of Nitrospira sp.:
- a CDS encoding VCBS repeat-containing protein, with translation MQRTIQNWIKDHQLFILVLCVSVMEVLGHSAQAWAACEPAADQASFYTEANFRGTCVVRDVGDFPNAESSRLSNNSISSLKVGVNVQVVQTPVDVPQAVTAERRELPRVRAVVDPTKQHKVQQRNDALRAALPDLSPIQPPGSTWPEEGMIWTDQRWGGDEPRFVVDLTGDGRADIVGFGNNGVWTSVNNGGPFSQARKVLTSFNSQGWHTGRHLRLVVDLTNDGKADIIGFGDHGVGTAVSLGDGTFAWDKPVLFQFGVNQGWRVDQHPRFVADVTGDGKADLVGFWNDGVWIALGKGDGTFDKANLVLPQLGVNQGWRVEQHPRFVADVTGDGKADLVGFWNDGVWIAVSKGDGTFDKANLVLPQLGVDQGWRVEQHPRFVADVTGDGKADLVGFWNDGVWVAVSKGNGTFDKAKPVLAEFGINQGWGMNQHLRLLADLTGDGRADLVGFGDDGVKTAVSKGDGTFGELKVLPVTFSVKEGWEVGRHLRAMVDLNNDRKADIIGFGNDAGPWVALSNSDGMFQPAIFVDSASPVAACEPSSNQASFYTDVNFRGACVVRDVGEFSNAGAIGLPNDSISSIRVGIGAQVFACADEQFSVRCEVLTGSSASLGASAIGNDQITSFKVQPIGTPLPPCFPGPQQVGIYVHDNFSGACRLLSVGDYPTATSMELPNDSISSIRVGPGTEIHVCEHEFYDGKCTLLTSDSLFLGNTVVGNDSVTSARVRPQGQALCPTGDLQVTFFGDPNFTGPCSSLNIGEFPTATSTGLANDSISSFRLGLNVEVVVCEHEDFSGACQVFTHDIVDMNGQPVGNEKITSIRVRPRRPAPQAVVCPSDRQIVTIDSKDDLNKLLTAVGTPNAIVLLAASLDMDVSSLARKDEPVLRLARCVTMASYVPPLQQVSALPNSARSPNSPGPVLRMREQIEGTSLIEASCISGFDGDGARISGFRVFGPTFDDQQITNYGINIMGCHDVEISNMEVAGWGVAAISVNDPDAGPGIPDYDLDPIRVLIQDNYIHHNQRKSEGGTLDIGGHAFGYGVVTGPSSWSRIYQNVFDFNRHSVAANGHMGGYQAERNLILKGGGYHGTFWNRDTHVFDIHGTDGCNGGDKNCGAAGRTSLFRDNTFQYKKDTDIKIRGNPTNLVTIDHNIFVRSDRGAAIDLFQDCCTVKVLENNRYNMETYGRYGVCDLDGDGIDDLFLPTGVTWWSSSGGEYPWTYLKRDDSELSNLRLGYFDGTTRCGVMSDTGTGIWRMSSGGRDDWKELGKFGRPLSEVHFGRFDPNQRDHRPGIKKPETHAFWRDPEGQWFVTPLSHPDWQPVQSSSKAFSQLRFGDFNGDGVTDVLANIGGHWSVSDSAREGWRPLNVSLNDPVDDAGIFIANMDQDDNIDDILKLEVKNLTQGELAVRAFEVTWWRSKNGTEPWQVWKTYTTKFPNHNPDFEIPGHGMVGWFGPAGAFATLMIDENRIGHFQSVGQGGAPVEWRSLFPY, from the coding sequence ATGCAAAGGACGATTCAGAATTGGATCAAGGATCACCAGCTATTCATCCTGGTTCTGTGCGTTTCGGTGATGGAAGTCTTGGGGCATAGCGCACAGGCCTGGGCGGCCTGTGAGCCAGCCGCCGACCAGGCTTCCTTTTACACGGAGGCCAACTTCAGAGGCACCTGCGTGGTGAGAGACGTCGGCGATTTCCCGAATGCCGAGTCGAGCAGGTTGTCCAACAATTCCATTTCGTCGCTCAAGGTGGGAGTCAATGTGCAAGTCGTTCAAACACCGGTCGATGTGCCACAAGCTGTCACGGCTGAACGACGGGAACTACCACGAGTAAGAGCCGTTGTCGATCCTACGAAGCAGCACAAAGTTCAGCAACGGAATGACGCCCTTCGAGCCGCACTACCGGATCTTTCTCCTATTCAGCCTCCGGGCTCCACCTGGCCGGAAGAGGGAATGATTTGGACTGATCAGAGATGGGGGGGTGATGAACCTCGTTTTGTGGTGGATCTCACCGGGGATGGTCGTGCGGACATTGTGGGCTTCGGCAACAACGGGGTTTGGACCTCGGTGAACAACGGCGGTCCGTTCAGCCAGGCACGCAAGGTGCTGACAAGTTTTAATTCCCAGGGGTGGCACACGGGACGGCATCTCAGATTGGTGGTGGACCTGACCAACGATGGCAAGGCGGACATCATCGGTTTCGGCGACCATGGGGTCGGGACAGCAGTGAGCCTCGGCGATGGGACTTTCGCCTGGGACAAGCCTGTGTTGTTCCAATTCGGCGTCAACCAGGGTTGGCGCGTGGACCAACATCCGAGGTTTGTGGCCGATGTGACCGGCGATGGGAAGGCGGATCTTGTCGGATTTTGGAATGACGGTGTCTGGATCGCCCTGGGCAAGGGCGATGGGACCTTCGATAAAGCAAACCTTGTACTCCCACAGCTCGGCGTCAACCAGGGCTGGCGCGTGGAGCAACATCCGCGCTTTGTGGCCGACGTCACCGGTGATGGGAAGGCAGATCTCGTCGGTTTTTGGAATGATGGCGTCTGGATCGCGGTCAGCAAGGGCGATGGGACCTTCGATAAAGCAAACCTTGTACTCCCACAGCTCGGTGTCGACCAGGGTTGGCGCGTGGAGCAACATCCGCGCTTTGTGGCCGACGTCACCGGTGATGGGAAGGCGGACCTCGTCGGATTCTGGAATGACGGCGTCTGGGTCGCCGTGAGCAAGGGCAATGGGACCTTCGACAAGGCGAAGCCTGTGCTCGCGGAGTTTGGCATCAACCAAGGCTGGGGCATGAATCAGCACCTTCGGCTGCTCGCCGACCTGACCGGTGATGGCAGGGCGGATCTCGTGGGCTTTGGTGATGACGGGGTCAAGACTGCGGTGAGTAAAGGCGACGGGACGTTCGGCGAGCTGAAGGTCTTGCCTGTGACCTTCAGTGTCAAGGAGGGCTGGGAGGTGGGGCGGCATCTCCGGGCCATGGTCGATCTAAACAATGATAGGAAGGCGGACATCATCGGATTCGGTAACGACGCAGGGCCGTGGGTCGCATTAAGTAACAGTGATGGGATGTTTCAGCCGGCAATTTTTGTGGATAGCGCATCGCCCGTGGCGGCCTGTGAGCCATCTTCGAATCAGGCCTCGTTTTATACCGATGTTAACTTCAGGGGTGCCTGCGTGGTGAGGGACGTCGGCGAGTTTTCGAATGCCGGGGCGATCGGTCTGCCCAACGATTCGATTTCGTCCATTCGCGTCGGCATCGGGGCTCAAGTCTTTGCGTGTGCGGATGAGCAGTTCAGTGTTCGGTGTGAGGTTCTCACAGGGAGTTCTGCGAGCCTGGGTGCTTCCGCCATCGGCAACGACCAAATCACGTCCTTTAAGGTCCAGCCCATCGGAACGCCGCTCCCTCCGTGCTTTCCAGGGCCTCAGCAGGTAGGGATCTATGTGCACGACAACTTCTCGGGTGCTTGTCGGCTGCTGTCAGTCGGGGACTATCCGACCGCGACATCGATGGAATTGCCAAACGATTCCATTTCCTCTATCCGTGTGGGGCCGGGAACCGAAATTCACGTTTGCGAGCACGAGTTTTACGATGGAAAGTGTACGCTCCTCACTTCCGACTCGTTATTCCTCGGGAACACGGTAGTGGGCAATGACAGTGTCACCTCAGCGAGAGTACGACCCCAGGGCCAAGCCTTGTGTCCCACAGGGGATTTGCAAGTGACGTTCTTCGGTGACCCGAACTTTACCGGACCCTGCAGTTCCTTAAACATCGGTGAATTTCCTACAGCGACCAGCACGGGGTTGGCGAACGATTCCATTTCATCATTTCGCCTCGGCCTCAACGTGGAGGTGGTGGTGTGCGAACATGAAGATTTTAGCGGCGCGTGCCAGGTCTTTACGCACGACATTGTAGATATGAATGGACAGCCTGTTGGAAACGAGAAGATTACCTCAATCAGGGTGAGACCGCGTCGGCCTGCCCCACAAGCTGTCGTGTGCCCCTCAGATCGCCAGATTGTCACGATCGACAGCAAAGACGACCTCAACAAGCTCCTGACCGCAGTGGGAACGCCGAATGCGATCGTGTTGTTGGCCGCGAGTCTCGATATGGATGTCTCCAGCCTTGCGCGCAAAGACGAACCAGTCCTTCGCCTCGCCCGATGTGTCACCATGGCCAGTTACGTGCCGCCGTTGCAACAGGTCTCAGCGCTTCCCAACTCAGCACGTTCCCCCAACTCACCTGGTCCGGTCTTGCGCATGCGCGAGCAGATCGAAGGGACATCATTGATTGAAGCCAGCTGCATTAGCGGTTTTGATGGAGATGGAGCCAGGATTTCAGGATTCCGCGTCTTTGGGCCGACCTTTGACGATCAGCAGATTACCAATTATGGCATCAACATCATGGGCTGCCATGATGTTGAGATCTCAAACATGGAAGTCGCTGGATGGGGTGTGGCCGCAATCAGTGTGAACGATCCTGATGCGGGTCCGGGGATTCCAGATTACGATCTGGACCCGATCCGCGTCCTGATCCAGGACAACTATATCCACCATAATCAAAGAAAATCAGAAGGTGGAACGTTAGACATTGGAGGGCATGCTTTCGGGTATGGGGTTGTGACCGGCCCCTCCAGCTGGTCGAGGATCTATCAGAATGTATTTGATTTTAACCGCCATTCGGTAGCGGCCAATGGTCACATGGGCGGCTACCAAGCGGAACGGAATTTGATTCTTAAGGGCGGCGGCTATCATGGAACGTTTTGGAATCGCGACACGCATGTCTTCGATATCCATGGCACCGATGGCTGCAATGGTGGCGACAAGAACTGTGGTGCTGCTGGACGGACGTCGTTATTTCGAGACAACACGTTCCAGTATAAGAAGGATACGGATATCAAGATTCGAGGTAACCCGACGAATCTTGTAACTATCGATCACAATATCTTTGTCCGGTCTGACCGGGGTGCGGCCATCGATCTTTTCCAGGATTGCTGCACAGTCAAGGTTTTGGAGAACAATCGCTACAACATGGAGACATATGGTCGGTATGGCGTGTGCGACCTGGATGGAGACGGCATCGATGATCTGTTTCTGCCGACCGGTGTCACCTGGTGGTCTTCGAGCGGGGGGGAATACCCGTGGACCTATTTGAAGCGGGACGACAGCGAGCTGAGCAACCTTCGTCTGGGATATTTCGATGGTACCACTCGCTGCGGCGTGATGTCCGACACGGGTACTGGGATCTGGCGCATGTCATCCGGTGGGAGGGACGACTGGAAAGAACTTGGGAAATTTGGGAGACCACTCAGCGAAGTGCACTTCGGGCGGTTTGATCCGAACCAGCGCGACCATCGACCCGGCATCAAAAAACCTGAGACACACGCCTTCTGGCGAGACCCGGAGGGGCAATGGTTCGTGACGCCACTCTCGCATCCCGATTGGCAGCCCGTGCAAAGTTCGAGCAAGGCCTTCAGTCAACTGCGCTTCGGCGACTTCAATGGCGATGGCGTGACCGACGTGCTGGCGAATATCGGCGGCCATTGGTCCGTATCCGATTCGGCGCGAGAGGGATGGCGCCCCTTGAACGTCTCGCTAAATGATCCGGTTGACGATGCCGGAATTTTTATCGCCAACATGGATCAGGATGACAACATCGACGATATTCTCAAGCTCGAGGTGAAGAACTTGACGCAGGGCGAGCTTGCGGTGCGGGCCTTCGAAGTCACGTGGTGGCGCTCGAAGAACGGAACGGAGCCCTGGCAAGTGTGGAAGACATACACCACGAAATTTCCCAATCACAACCCTGACTTTGAAATCCCCGGCCATGGAATGGTGGGATGGTTTGGCCCAGCAGGGGCATTCGCGACCTTGATGATCGATGAAAATCGAATCGGACATTTTCAAAGCGTCGGTCAGGGCGGCGCACCGGTCGAATGGAGAAGCCTATTTCCGTACTGA
- a CDS encoding type II toxin-antitoxin system death-on-curing family toxin, whose product MGEPRFLSVEDVIDIHADQIERYGGSLGVRDVELLRSTIGMPEAGFGNQYLHTDLFEMAAAYLYHIVQNHPFIDGNKRTGTMAAFVFLKLNGHTLDADESPFESLVLKAAQGQIDKSAIAEFFRKHSHP is encoded by the coding sequence ATGGGTGAGCCGCGATTTCTCTCGGTGGAGGATGTCATTGATATCCATGCCGACCAGATTGAACGGTATGGAGGAAGTCTTGGCGTTCGTGATGTTGAGTTGCTGCGATCCACGATCGGAATGCCTGAAGCGGGTTTCGGGAATCAGTATCTCCATACCGACCTCTTTGAAATGGCCGCAGCCTATCTGTACCACATTGTTCAAAATCATCCCTTCATCGATGGGAACAAGCGAACGGGAACCATGGCCGCATTCGTATTTTTGAAACTCAACGGGCACACCTTGGATGCAGATGAATCCCCCTTCGAATCGCTCGTCTTGAAGGCGGCTCAAGGGCAGATCGACAAATCAGCCATTGCAGAGTTCTTCCGTAAACATTCTCATCCGTAA
- a CDS encoding class I SAM-dependent methyltransferase: MLQDADALPQLIGEYKPLDQWQTHLNQIFYGLRGDQLRSYYQTFASADFRLAHALAADYFEKVRRRETTGKRQSSGLAPHLSPLTVLELGPGNGNLAACFLGHLKTLDTQGTIYPRVRYVMVDWEQPVLDGASAHPDLAAHRDRVDSHCGSIEHLAGLAEGTVDRIFCNELWNDLSTKLLAKHGGEIEEEYIRPNLSEFLHAKIQDWSGFVRAFQEKDLEVLKTFPPFLDELVWEKEYRKVEWKDVPYRKTIVEFLQAIDQEVLVPVNLGAFATLKEAKRLLAPDAVGLSVFDAGTGDMKVLNDPEKPCYGQFGGQYSFMINFALVEAMAKHLGFKQTALEPQREFVGRSLNTNVITLMDLLATHPSAGPKLQPWEQDRLVLKTIRALDETFESPYHRRLVFPLGTNIPPEERETLGAILRLLKETGIPDTVAYLSEEELMRAQKDLEAIGYDPDTIAMAMSAPPSPVEYCHFACR; the protein is encoded by the coding sequence ATGCTGCAAGACGCTGACGCCCTTCCGCAACTGATTGGTGAATACAAACCACTCGACCAGTGGCAGACCCATCTCAACCAGATTTTCTATGGGTTACGGGGAGACCAACTCCGATCGTACTATCAGACCTTCGCCTCAGCGGATTTCCGTCTGGCACACGCCCTCGCTGCCGACTACTTTGAAAAAGTCAGGCGGCGTGAGACAACCGGCAAGCGCCAATCTTCCGGCCTCGCACCCCACCTCTCACCTTTAACAGTTCTGGAACTCGGTCCAGGCAATGGGAATCTGGCCGCCTGCTTTCTCGGTCATCTCAAAACTCTCGATACACAAGGCACAATCTACCCCCGTGTGCGGTATGTCATGGTGGATTGGGAACAGCCAGTGTTGGATGGCGCGTCGGCCCATCCGGATTTAGCCGCCCACCGGGATCGCGTAGACAGCCATTGCGGTTCAATTGAACATCTGGCGGGCCTGGCCGAGGGGACCGTTGATCGTATCTTCTGCAACGAATTGTGGAACGATCTCTCGACGAAACTGTTGGCGAAACACGGAGGGGAGATTGAGGAGGAGTATATCCGGCCCAACTTGAGCGAGTTTCTCCATGCCAAGATTCAGGATTGGTCTGGGTTCGTCCGGGCGTTTCAGGAGAAGGATCTCGAGGTACTCAAGACCTTCCCGCCGTTCTTGGATGAACTGGTCTGGGAAAAGGAGTACCGGAAAGTTGAGTGGAAGGATGTGCCCTACCGCAAAACGATCGTGGAATTTCTGCAGGCCATCGATCAGGAAGTCTTAGTGCCGGTGAATCTCGGGGCCTTTGCCACGCTGAAGGAAGCCAAGCGATTGCTGGCTCCGGACGCAGTCGGACTCAGCGTGTTCGATGCCGGTACGGGCGATATGAAGGTGCTCAACGATCCTGAGAAACCTTGCTATGGGCAGTTCGGCGGACAATATAGTTTTATGATCAATTTTGCGTTGGTCGAGGCTATGGCGAAGCACCTAGGCTTCAAGCAGACGGCCTTGGAGCCTCAGCGGGAGTTTGTGGGGCGATCATTGAACACGAATGTCATCACGCTGATGGATCTCTTGGCCACCCATCCGTCCGCGGGGCCGAAACTCCAACCATGGGAGCAGGACCGTCTTGTTCTGAAAACTATTCGAGCGCTCGACGAAACATTCGAAAGCCCCTATCACCGTCGGCTCGTGTTTCCGCTCGGGACCAATATTCCACCGGAAGAGCGGGAGACCTTGGGGGCAATTCTGCGCTTACTGAAAGAGACCGGTATCCCCGACACGGTGGCCTATCTGAGTGAGGAGGAACTCATGCGCGCGCAGAAGGATTTAGAAGCCATCGGCTATGACCCTGACACGATTGCAATGGCCATGAGCGCTCCTCCCAGCCCGGTCGAATATTGCCATTTCGCTTGCCGGTAA
- a CDS encoding glycosyltransferase family 2 protein, translating to MDSPSPWASVIIPIKDERENLSPLMAGLTSVMDSYELSHSRPYEIIFVDDGSSDGSSEELDRLAKEDQRVRVFHFDRNYGKTCALEAGFQQSSGKIIIQIDGDLQQDSDDILKLLPHTATHDVVCGWRQQRQDGLVKKLSSLIANRFRNHFTHDGVHDTGCPLKVFRRPVLERIRLFEGMHRFFPALALMHGFTVTEVPVRHYPRIHGVSKYGMGNRLFKSLYDLIAVRWMQQRVIQYKFRSQPPNPSRLKTLLQEQTMSISLPTPHDD from the coding sequence ATGGACTCACCATCCCCTTGGGCCTCTGTCATCATCCCGATCAAGGATGAGCGGGAGAACTTGTCTCCTCTCATGGCCGGCCTGACGAGCGTCATGGATTCGTATGAACTCTCACACTCCCGTCCTTACGAAATTATTTTCGTCGATGATGGGAGCAGCGACGGCAGCAGTGAGGAATTAGACCGATTGGCCAAAGAAGACCAACGAGTTCGAGTCTTTCACTTCGACCGCAATTACGGCAAGACCTGTGCGCTGGAGGCCGGCTTTCAGCAGTCGTCCGGCAAGATCATCATTCAGATCGACGGCGATCTCCAACAGGACAGCGACGATATCCTCAAATTGCTTCCGCACACCGCGACGCACGACGTGGTGTGTGGGTGGCGACAACAGCGACAAGATGGTCTCGTCAAAAAACTCTCGTCGTTGATCGCCAATCGATTCCGAAACCATTTCACACACGACGGGGTCCATGATACAGGATGTCCGCTCAAGGTGTTCCGACGTCCGGTGTTGGAACGAATCCGACTTTTCGAAGGCATGCATCGATTTTTCCCGGCCCTCGCGTTGATGCATGGGTTTACGGTCACCGAAGTGCCCGTTCGTCACTATCCCCGCATCCATGGAGTGTCGAAATATGGCATGGGCAATCGTTTATTCAAATCGCTGTACGATCTGATCGCGGTGCGGTGGATGCAACAGCGTGTGATCCAGTACAAATTCCGGAGCCAGCCACCGAACCCCTCCAGACTCAAAACGCTGCTGCAAGAACAGACCATGAGCATCTCCCTCCCAACACCTCATGACGACTGA
- a CDS encoding lipid-A-disaccharide synthase N-terminal domain-containing protein, which produces MTTETIWIGIGFFGQALFFGRWVVQWIASERTAESRVPTSFWYMSLIGGLITLTYAIYRMDPVFISGQAIGSVVYVRNLVLIHRADQTKNHSPSQT; this is translated from the coding sequence ATGACGACTGAAACCATCTGGATCGGGATCGGCTTCTTCGGCCAAGCCCTGTTTTTCGGCCGCTGGGTCGTGCAATGGATTGCGTCCGAGCGAACTGCGGAGAGCCGTGTGCCTACTTCATTCTGGTACATGAGTCTCATTGGAGGGCTGATTACGCTCACCTACGCCATCTATCGGATGGATCCTGTGTTTATTTCCGGTCAAGCCATTGGATCAGTCGTCTATGTGCGGAATCTTGTCCTGATTCATCGCGCGGATCAAACCAAAAACCACTCTCCGTCGCAGACATGA
- a CDS encoding glycosyltransferase family 39 protein: MRKQTTFDASLHPLVAATLTMDRLSPQPIPLLLLLLLSVLLFFIGLGSMGLTDRDEGRNAEAGREMFASGDFVTPTFNGELRVAKPVFVYWLMAMSYHVFGVNEFAARFPSALFGVGLIVMHYLFLTRLRGPTIGLYGALMLLLNIEILALGRMAITDSVLIFFTTLSLYSFWLGLHEPGAGRHWIWGFYAGMALATLTKGPVGFAVPLITVLLYLLATRRWQLFGERGAPLAGMLIFFILAGPWYAAMFLIHGDAYSTEAKVHTVGRFLAPMEGHGVGWWFYFPVLLLGFYPWSSFLPAGLYRAYVSWRTFRTQQSELPAPAESASDDELDWFMGFWIVGVFIFFSLSSTRLPHYIGPLFPACAILAASYWAQGLQDPATKWLRASIHGLMGIGYLLAVGLASAPALFAKFSGKMVKEFPLAAQFDLGPGPYVGSMIVVVAMGLVGYFGLNDEKRGLAFGVAGGALASVFLVAILTVVPGLNRYAIAPPQELAYAAGLNLDAKDQLIAFGSTRPSFAFYARRTLSFIPSNELDRLRTALGKSGRTMILLPEYLQDTLPEEAAGFQPILKRYGFLLLSNQPVVAAPQGVDTGPPQPAKTLGH; this comes from the coding sequence GTGAGGAAACAGACCACTTTTGATGCCTCTCTTCACCCACTGGTAGCGGCCACCCTCACAATGGATCGACTCTCACCCCAGCCCATACCACTACTGCTCCTACTCCTTCTGTCTGTCCTCCTCTTTTTCATCGGCCTCGGAAGCATGGGCTTGACCGATCGTGACGAGGGTCGCAATGCCGAAGCCGGCCGCGAGATGTTCGCTTCCGGTGATTTCGTCACCCCCACCTTCAACGGAGAACTCCGCGTTGCCAAACCGGTCTTCGTCTATTGGCTGATGGCCATGTCCTACCACGTCTTTGGTGTGAATGAGTTCGCAGCCCGATTTCCATCCGCGCTGTTCGGAGTCGGCTTGATCGTCATGCACTATCTGTTTCTCACCCGACTACGCGGACCGACGATCGGATTGTATGGCGCCCTCATGCTACTGCTGAATATCGAGATCTTGGCGCTGGGGCGTATGGCCATCACCGACAGCGTGTTGATCTTTTTCACCACTCTGTCGCTCTATAGTTTTTGGCTCGGCCTTCACGAACCCGGCGCAGGTCGGCACTGGATCTGGGGGTTTTATGCGGGCATGGCCTTGGCCACCTTGACGAAGGGACCGGTAGGATTTGCCGTTCCGTTGATCACGGTCCTCCTCTATCTTCTCGCCACACGGAGGTGGCAGCTCTTTGGGGAACGGGGCGCACCTCTAGCCGGCATGCTGATTTTTTTCATCCTGGCCGGTCCTTGGTATGCTGCGATGTTTCTGATCCACGGAGATGCATACTCGACGGAGGCAAAAGTTCATACCGTGGGACGATTTCTCGCTCCGATGGAAGGACATGGAGTGGGCTGGTGGTTCTACTTTCCTGTGTTACTGCTCGGGTTTTATCCATGGAGTAGCTTTTTGCCAGCCGGGCTCTATCGCGCCTATGTCAGTTGGCGCACATTCCGCACTCAACAGAGCGAGCTCCCTGCACCAGCCGAATCGGCTTCTGACGATGAACTGGACTGGTTTATGGGGTTCTGGATTGTTGGCGTGTTCATCTTCTTTAGCCTTTCGTCCACTCGATTGCCCCATTATATCGGCCCGCTGTTTCCCGCCTGTGCGATCCTTGCGGCCTCCTACTGGGCACAAGGATTACAGGATCCGGCAACGAAATGGCTGCGCGCCTCTATTCACGGTTTGATGGGCATCGGATATCTCCTCGCCGTTGGATTGGCCAGTGCTCCTGCCTTGTTCGCCAAATTCTCAGGAAAAATGGTGAAGGAATTCCCTCTCGCCGCTCAGTTTGATCTTGGTCCGGGGCCCTACGTGGGCTCGATGATCGTCGTGGTCGCCATGGGGTTGGTCGGATATTTCGGCCTGAATGACGAAAAGCGGGGGCTCGCCTTCGGTGTGGCCGGAGGGGCCTTGGCCAGTGTCTTTCTCGTGGCCATCCTGACCGTCGTTCCAGGGCTCAACCGGTATGCCATTGCGCCGCCGCAAGAGCTGGCCTATGCCGCCGGGTTGAACCTTGACGCAAAGGATCAACTCATCGCATTTGGCTCAACTCGCCCTTCTTTCGCATTTTACGCACGACGCACCCTGAGCTTCATCCCGTCCAATGAGCTGGACCGCTTGCGTACTGCGCTCGGCAAGAGCGGCCGCACCATGATTCTGCTGCCGGAATATCTACAAGATACCTTGCCAGAGGAGGCAGCAGGATTTCAGCCCATTCTCAAACGGTATGGCTTTCTCCTACTCAGCAATCAGCCTGTCGTCGCTGCGCCTCAGGGCGTCGATACCGGTCCCCCTCAACCAGCCAAGACGTTGGGCCATTAG
- a CDS encoding phosphatase PAP2 family protein: MSVPSQSSSQTSAVLAQVGCSCLALGISLFGLARFDLPITKYVRSVTIHLPWDQLTIPWMAFTSNLGDWIGQGWRLVFLSLFLLAIAWAFEKPHIKSVAIQTLIAHGIAALLANVLKHVIGRPRPKFVHAGDWEMSFSLVSGLDSFPSGHSTASFAVATVLAKRFPLAGPLCLAVALFVGISRVLRGSHFATDVMGGAIIGILSGFVALAPLRQWRTSLQEGLYYAAIAAASMLGVLWTLSHRMDDGMTGLMFVAVGIIVVAGGLWARKDRWPKGDCSDNSSWQATGSIPLIVFGVAAMTTSPLVVASVGCVCAGTWIRNHQHSHESGEQATQWVLLREGAILGSLSLALLMLVGARGVLPFQ; this comes from the coding sequence ATGAGTGTTCCGTCCCAATCATCCAGTCAGACGTCGGCAGTACTCGCCCAGGTTGGTTGTTCCTGCCTGGCACTGGGCATCAGCCTGTTCGGTTTAGCCCGCTTTGATCTGCCGATCACCAAGTATGTCCGTTCGGTGACGATTCACCTGCCCTGGGATCAATTGACCATCCCCTGGATGGCGTTTACCAGCAACCTGGGAGACTGGATCGGCCAAGGGTGGCGGCTTGTGTTCTTGAGTCTGTTCCTCCTCGCCATCGCTTGGGCCTTTGAAAAACCGCATATCAAGAGCGTGGCGATCCAGACCCTGATTGCCCACGGTATTGCGGCGTTGCTGGCCAATGTGCTGAAGCATGTCATCGGCCGGCCCCGTCCGAAATTTGTGCACGCGGGAGATTGGGAGATGAGTTTCTCCTTGGTCTCCGGCCTCGATTCCTTTCCGTCTGGCCATAGCACGGCGAGTTTTGCTGTCGCAACGGTACTAGCGAAACGATTTCCGCTGGCTGGACCGCTCTGTCTGGCCGTCGCGCTGTTTGTCGGGATCAGCCGTGTACTACGGGGGTCGCATTTTGCAACGGATGTGATGGGAGGGGCCATCATCGGAATCCTCAGCGGGTTCGTCGCGCTGGCTCCATTGCGGCAATGGCGGACATCATTGCAGGAGGGGCTCTATTATGCCGCGATTGCCGCCGCAAGTATGCTCGGTGTGTTGTGGACCCTGTCTCACCGAATGGACGATGGCATGACTGGTCTCATGTTCGTAGCCGTGGGGATCATCGTTGTCGCTGGGGGATTGTGGGCCAGGAAAGACCGTTGGCCAAAGGGCGACTGTTCCGACAACAGTTCTTGGCAGGCGACCGGTTCTATCCCACTCATAGTCTTCGGGGTTGCCGCCATGACAACCTCACCGCTCGTGGTCGCGTCAGTGGGCTGTGTCTGTGCGGGGACTTGGATTCGGAATCACCAGCACTCTCACGAATCGGGCGAGCAGGCCACACAATGGGTTCTTCTGCGAGAAGGCGCCATTCTGGGAAGTCTGTCTCTTGCCCTATTGATGCTTGTGGGGGCACGAGGGGTGTTGCCGTTTCAGTAA